A genomic stretch from Kovacikia minuta CCNUW1 includes:
- a CDS encoding PQQ-like beta-propeller repeat protein, whose product MGETLYETLYLFHGGRYWPQDGSHPPLNLTDIPGWPKSVANWADGVIDAVSVPSNPMMFGQITLQRGNESLNLEFNGRGFQVVGSPAPLPPQALVNAGAVATVGNNLIFFYYSGVQVVQVGTNDIDPHYLPTVHQNWPATWHPVLNHAPSGRMGNLWVATKDGNFVHHNGENWSLALPDAQATSVSVGNDNSVWTAHHSATATFPHVYAVGDPGNGIPGLFDLSNGSDRSFAFDYDSSGKQDHLVFYRTGNGTAGTGKIVIVKNNGDGSFTQVYPAPGTSQSAIGGYSFDEQGTPLSGQPGNLGFAFDYDGSGKQDHLVFYRPGTGVISILKNQGGTFTQVYPPSGGGTGIGGYDLSNSADRAFAFDYNGSGKQDHLVLYRPGRGIIYIIKNQSGTFTPVYQTGSVPNGIGGYDLQEPQDKGFAYDYDGTGKLDHLVFYRPGVGAIFILKNNSGSFTTVYKQVDPGNGQQGGGIGDFALTGQYDQGFAFDYKGTGKQNYLVFYSPGTGKISILQNFNGNFLNVYPQGQQTGGIGGYDLAGTMDLGFSFDATGSGNQNGLVFYRPGTGAIFILKTALNYTPILGGWANGSFTEQPQPAGGINQVSVGDASKVWIRDGQNNVMQYDSQNQQYSPPNTQVGQAAHIGANNDGTLWHCNNTPDAHRLVSEATAPSEQLTVDAAVTSVQRVATTGFGSSHCLAQYSDGSQGIYRYDSPYVFKTSNAYGNATGIISGFGKVYVVPQLPNSGNLKDGIVALDVHTGEELATYPTPAMPGYYYQNPVLDPVHELVYVVSSRYDDAPSGHSQLLALDAHTLTLQWSYSTQNNFESAPVLTGTQLCIGDSTGSVEAVNVYMFDTNAVLKAVAAGQSPQPLWVQSLQGTEVAVTPTIVSNRVYVAVANSEVGANHLVICDATNGTVQSTQPIGAGTYSRLKATVVTNSALTDSDLEVYIPVNSGIYVVRPFTDQSPAFFSLTDKATVTSGVTYDDGTRVGVLSSQGAANLTRLWFGDSLGRLWSIDPATAQAVDGTPVQPVVGSPIISTPVIFKDSKGGATVFFGSAGTANQSDETTSWFLYGYDPDNGNLAQLPTGTTSFFSISPLNNGVVYTGGPGSTNTNSVPQVFAIRVDMLVQGLRDFIIESQMMQDPEEPAEGVPSSNNGIPNSVNRYQTHLTVVDDNKTPRANETLKIWADKPNTQITLGSFSGTPGGSSGSLDPKTNTYTCTIGSDDGDFVSVQTGADGSLTIASDATDMYTTPLRVWASFMNAYERIVVNPDQEFHQRVTTAHATASDTDPDKVNLATTTNYKGAPLFTSDEVTAGQPANTATAVGQMKQGLNLGGTNTSTRLSYSHLMQGSRLVPHSTRGEQLAATPQAYTAYTDLHGMGYFATNVPSQRSVTPVQSVGFIFTSGFTADNKPTKPNAPCTNASIQTCSHSDALNEIDTWTGDAWQPSDSSVERVLQGRRRLGNWWTDFWNWLSNAVDQLIAIVQKVVTAIGDAVMVGINMLVKGIEQVFHCKIQFLEDIAAAIGSFFNMLEKVLSDVLEALSLLFHFGEILKTQQWLESYLITQLINLKQTLSETVVPKVDSYFNDAKGTIQQAFGKAVQNAPAQPVSQQQGVGATTHTAYNVGQGNQPKSSHAVQCNWGTQKMNAGLPGAQESGATSAALKVGDDPVSQFFAGFFDDLTNGTYSDDFSGFKSSFNQMFQSTSVSGFFQSALNSFLSLLEGLIELLVDIVHSFVGKIDPNTQQTTGLLALFEDAIDSLIGSDGKGGVLNTPITIPVLSWLFNAITGENLTFLNLITLVIAIPVTVVFRVVEGQFPSEAGLPNPTSSEPKLLQTQLGAASHAVQLLLGIANIGLSGLGGLATAISDAVSLGLSGLELPLLPKIYVALSLLSIPLGLPLISSDAPAETDWVLFGLGAAVGLSSIAGLGTPPGVSNDEWGEFQSCLWCALSVLSLIISSVVFHQAGAPGGWAGVAFSVAVFSNVAGIINPIKVGAAALLTKRIVVVFDVAAPTIASFLSFLNTAADPT is encoded by the coding sequence GTGGGCGAGACCCTGTATGAGACCCTGTATCTGTTTCATGGAGGTCGGTATTGGCCCCAGGATGGGTCTCACCCCCCCCTCAACTTAACCGATATTCCAGGTTGGCCCAAGAGTGTAGCGAATTGGGCGGATGGCGTGATTGATGCGGTGTCTGTTCCGTCTAATCCCATGATGTTTGGGCAAATCACATTGCAACGCGGGAATGAGAGCCTTAATCTGGAATTTAACGGGCGGGGGTTTCAGGTGGTTGGTAGTCCCGCACCCCTGCCTCCCCAGGCGCTGGTTAACGCAGGTGCAGTCGCAACGGTGGGGAATAATCTTATCTTTTTCTACTACAGCGGCGTGCAGGTTGTGCAAGTGGGAACGAATGACATTGACCCGCATTATCTTCCAACCGTGCACCAAAACTGGCCCGCAACCTGGCATCCGGTACTGAACCATGCCCCCAGTGGTCGGATGGGGAACCTGTGGGTGGCAACCAAAGATGGCAACTTTGTCCATCACAATGGCGAAAACTGGAGCCTGGCGCTGCCGGATGCTCAAGCGACCTCGGTTTCCGTGGGGAACGACAACAGCGTTTGGACGGCACACCACAGTGCAACAGCTACCTTTCCCCATGTGTATGCCGTGGGAGATCCCGGCAATGGCATCCCCGGCTTGTTTGACCTGAGTAATGGTAGCGATCGCAGTTTTGCCTTTGACTACGACAGTAGTGGCAAGCAGGATCATCTGGTCTTCTACCGCACCGGCAATGGCACCGCTGGGACGGGCAAGATTGTCATTGTCAAAAATAATGGGGATGGCTCCTTCACCCAGGTTTATCCGGCTCCAGGTACTTCCCAGAGTGCGATCGGTGGGTACAGCTTTGACGAACAAGGAACCCCACTGTCTGGACAACCCGGCAATCTCGGCTTTGCCTTTGACTACGATGGCAGCGGTAAGCAAGATCATCTCGTCTTTTACCGTCCGGGTACAGGAGTAATCTCGATTCTCAAAAATCAAGGCGGCACTTTTACCCAGGTCTATCCACCATCAGGAGGGGGGACTGGGATTGGCGGCTACGACCTGAGCAATTCTGCCGATCGCGCCTTTGCCTTTGACTACAATGGCAGCGGCAAACAGGATCATCTCGTCCTCTATCGTCCGGGCAGGGGAATAATCTATATCATCAAGAATCAGAGCGGCACTTTTACTCCGGTCTATCAGACTGGATCTGTACCCAACGGCATTGGCGGTTATGACCTACAAGAACCCCAAGACAAGGGTTTTGCCTACGACTACGATGGCACAGGTAAGCTCGATCACCTCGTCTTCTACCGTCCTGGTGTGGGAGCGATCTTTATCCTGAAGAACAACAGCGGCAGCTTTACCACTGTCTATAAGCAAGTAGACCCAGGCAATGGCCAACAGGGTGGCGGCATTGGTGACTTTGCCCTAACGGGTCAGTACGATCAAGGCTTTGCCTTCGACTACAAGGGCACCGGCAAACAAAATTATCTTGTTTTCTACAGCCCCGGTACTGGCAAAATCTCTATTTTGCAGAATTTCAATGGCAACTTTTTGAATGTCTATCCCCAGGGGCAGCAAACTGGTGGCATTGGCGGCTATGACCTGGCTGGCACGATGGATCTGGGGTTTAGCTTTGATGCCACTGGCAGCGGTAACCAAAACGGCTTAGTCTTCTACCGTCCTGGCACAGGAGCGATCTTTATCCTGAAAACGGCGTTAAATTACACCCCCATCCTGGGCGGCTGGGCGAATGGCAGTTTCACAGAGCAGCCCCAGCCCGCAGGGGGCATCAATCAGGTGTCCGTTGGTGATGCGTCAAAGGTGTGGATACGCGACGGGCAAAACAACGTGATGCAGTACGACAGCCAGAATCAACAATATAGCCCTCCCAACACTCAGGTCGGTCAGGCTGCCCATATTGGGGCGAACAACGATGGCACCCTGTGGCACTGCAACAACACGCCTGATGCCCATCGGCTCGTATCTGAAGCAACTGCCCCTTCGGAACAGTTGACGGTGGATGCGGCAGTGACCAGCGTGCAGCGAGTTGCCACCACGGGGTTTGGTTCTTCCCACTGTTTGGCGCAATACAGCGATGGCAGCCAGGGCATTTATCGCTACGATTCGCCCTATGTGTTCAAAACCTCAAATGCCTACGGAAACGCAACGGGAATCATTTCAGGCTTTGGCAAAGTGTATGTGGTGCCACAGTTGCCAAATTCTGGGAATTTGAAAGATGGAATTGTTGCATTAGATGTGCATACGGGTGAGGAACTGGCAACCTATCCCACACCTGCAATGCCAGGGTATTACTACCAAAATCCTGTCCTTGACCCTGTTCACGAGTTAGTGTACGTAGTATCGAGCCGTTATGATGATGCACCTTCAGGGCACTCACAACTGCTTGCATTGGATGCCCACACGTTGACTTTACAGTGGTCATACTCAACTCAAAACAATTTTGAGTCGGCACCGGTGCTTACAGGGACTCAACTCTGTATTGGGGATAGCACGGGTTCAGTAGAAGCAGTAAATGTTTATATGTTTGATACAAATGCAGTGCTCAAGGCTGTTGCTGCTGGTCAATCGCCTCAACCCCTTTGGGTACAATCCCTCCAAGGAACTGAAGTAGCAGTTACCCCAACGATCGTTAGTAATCGGGTTTATGTAGCAGTAGCGAATTCAGAGGTTGGTGCCAATCATCTCGTTATTTGTGATGCTACCAATGGAACCGTCCAAAGTACGCAACCGATAGGAGCAGGAACTTATTCTCGACTGAAGGCAACGGTTGTTACAAATTCAGCACTTACAGACTCTGATCTAGAGGTCTATATTCCTGTTAATTCGGGAATATACGTTGTTCGTCCGTTTACCGACCAAAGTCCTGCTTTCTTCAGTTTGACAGATAAAGCTACCGTCACGAGTGGTGTCACTTACGACGATGGAACACGGGTGGGAGTTTTGTCCAGCCAAGGGGCAGCTAATTTAACCAGATTATGGTTTGGCGATAGCCTGGGTAGACTGTGGAGTATCGATCCGGCTACGGCTCAAGCTGTTGATGGAACGCCCGTTCAGCCTGTAGTCGGTTCTCCTATCATTTCGACACCTGTCATTTTCAAAGATTCCAAGGGTGGGGCAACCGTATTCTTTGGATCGGCAGGCACTGCAAATCAATCAGATGAAACCACGTCGTGGTTTCTTTACGGGTATGACCCTGATAATGGCAATCTGGCTCAACTGCCCACTGGAACAACATCGTTTTTCTCGATATCGCCGCTAAATAATGGTGTCGTTTATACTGGCGGACCAGGTTCCACTAATACAAACTCGGTTCCCCAGGTATTTGCAATTCGGGTCGATATGCTGGTGCAAGGGCTGCGCGACTTTATTATTGAATCGCAAATGATGCAAGACCCGGAGGAACCAGCAGAGGGCGTTCCTTCTAGCAATAACGGCATTCCGAATTCAGTAAACCGCTATCAGACTCACCTGACGGTGGTGGATGATAACAAAACCCCCCGTGCTAACGAAACCCTCAAGATCTGGGCAGATAAGCCCAATACCCAAATCACGCTGGGAAGTTTCAGCGGCACACCCGGTGGTTCCAGTGGCAGCCTTGATCCCAAAACCAATACCTACACCTGCACGATCGGTTCCGATGATGGGGACTTTGTCAGTGTGCAGACGGGAGCAGACGGCAGCCTGACGATCGCAAGTGATGCCACTGATATGTATACCACCCCACTCCGGGTATGGGCCAGCTTTATGAACGCCTACGAACGGATTGTAGTCAACCCCGACCAGGAGTTTCATCAACGGGTCACGACGGCTCATGCGACTGCCAGCGATACGGACCCCGACAAAGTAAATCTGGCAACCACGACCAACTATAAGGGAGCACCGCTGTTTACCTCGGATGAGGTAACCGCTGGACAACCTGCCAATACCGCAACGGCAGTGGGGCAGATGAAGCAGGGGCTAAATCTGGGTGGCACCAACACCTCCACCCGATTAAGCTATTCCCACCTGATGCAGGGGTCGCGTCTGGTGCCCCATTCGACCAGGGGCGAGCAACTGGCAGCTACGCCTCAGGCATACACCGCCTATACGGATCTGCACGGCATGGGCTATTTTGCCACCAATGTTCCGAGCCAGCGATCGGTGACGCCGGTACAGTCCGTGGGCTTTATCTTCACGTCCGGTTTCACTGCCGACAATAAACCTACAAAACCCAATGCCCCCTGCACAAATGCGTCGATTCAAACCTGTAGTCACAGCGACGCGCTGAACGAAATTGACACCTGGACGGGGGATGCCTGGCAGCCCTCTGATAGCAGCGTTGAACGGGTCTTGCAGGGGCGGCGGCGGCTGGGTAACTGGTGGACAGATTTCTGGAACTGGTTGTCCAATGCGGTTGATCAGTTGATTGCCATTGTGCAAAAGGTGGTGACGGCGATCGGCGATGCGGTGATGGTCGGAATCAATATGCTGGTGAAAGGGATTGAACAAGTTTTTCACTGCAAGATTCAATTTTTGGAAGACATTGCAGCGGCGATCGGCTCTTTCTTCAACATGCTGGAGAAAGTCCTATCCGATGTGCTGGAAGCCCTCAGCCTGCTATTCCACTTTGGGGAAATCCTCAAAACTCAACAATGGCTTGAAAGCTATCTCATCACTCAGTTAATCAATCTAAAACAAACGTTGAGTGAAACTGTTGTACCCAAGGTCGATAGTTACTTTAACGACGCCAAAGGCACTATCCAACAAGCTTTTGGAAAAGCAGTTCAGAATGCTCCTGCTCAGCCAGTTTCGCAGCAGCAAGGGGTTGGGGCTACCACCCACACCGCCTATAACGTAGGACAGGGGAACCAGCCCAAGTCCTCCCATGCCGTGCAGTGTAACTGGGGAACACAAAAGATGAATGCTGGCTTGCCCGGTGCACAGGAAAGTGGTGCCACCAGCGCTGCCCTGAAAGTTGGAGATGACCCGGTAAGCCAATTCTTCGCTGGATTTTTTGATGACTTGACGAACGGAACGTATAGTGATGATTTTTCTGGCTTCAAATCGTCATTTAACCAAATGTTCCAATCTACCTCTGTCAGCGGTTTCTTCCAGAGCGCATTAAATAGTTTTTTGAGCCTATTGGAAGGATTGATTGAGCTGTTGGTTGATATTGTCCACAGTTTCGTCGGTAAGATCGATCCCAACACTCAGCAAACAACTGGGTTATTAGCGTTATTCGAAGACGCGATCGACTCACTAATTGGTTCAGATGGTAAGGGCGGAGTGCTCAATACACCCATCACGATTCCAGTTTTGAGCTGGTTGTTTAACGCGATTACAGGCGAAAATTTAACTTTTCTGAACCTGATTACCTTAGTGATTGCCATTCCAGTGACGGTGGTTTTCCGTGTGGTAGAGGGGCAATTTCCATCGGAAGCTGGGTTGCCAAATCCCACATCGTCCGAGCCAAAACTGTTGCAAACTCAGTTGGGAGCTGCATCCCACGCTGTTCAACTGCTCCTGGGAATTGCGAATATTGGCCTCTCAGGTTTGGGAGGGCTTGCCACCGCTATTTCTGACGCAGTATCTTTAGGCTTATCGGGGCTTGAACTTCCACTCCTACCAAAGATTTACGTTGCACTTAGCCTCCTCTCCATTCCCCTGGGGCTTCCCTT